Proteins encoded by one window of Pyrinomonadaceae bacterium:
- a CDS encoding CHAT domain-containing tetratricopeptide repeat protein: MNALRFLLISVALALGVGFVARAQGDDDASILESDYALTTAEAQQRKVAELRTQADALRVSGNHVQAARTLNRVGRFQIRMFALPEAVLSFKEALRLLEGQPDPKTHVDNLNGLASSYEHLSKCDLAEPILEQAVELSQQNNYVAGRAEALWVRSDCEDPRDHLKALESAQESLELWRQINSKRGTAQAYMTIGKFHMVRNNLVESSTSLNAALDLYRELNSVERQTVILIYSGYIETRKGAWQNALDYFAQARSMVDEKSEPFKMGQIASGVGEAFLESGLPEIALGKFREALEHYASSKNGRAETATKWHIGRAQYFSGDYQSALENFLTARSEAMDRRDTVEVALCDDFLGRTYDALNDPAALNHFKSALIGFTRARNPMELARTRVLIGGLYERQGQVDTAREHYLTSLESFRALFDRVNESATLYALGNLELRQNNLEKAEAYLNQSISVTENVRRVSTSRDLTTALSAKVQNRYDGYVDCLMRMHRAAPGQALDVRAFETSELARARSLTELLRATRADLIGGLDQELGQEELLLRQSLRAKEDARVTLLGTSYKKEELERLERELSQLESDYKQLRIKIGQRYPAFEQITAPIGLKLSQIQQQVLADGETLLLEYSLGKDRSYLWAVTGSEFFAYELPPRADIESAARHFYELLTARQPKRGETFTQLTARVKLADAELPAVTAKLSQMLLGPVTDKLSKKRLMIVADGALQYIPFQFLTRSPTTAGATEDARPLVLDHEIVNQPSASILAFVSNTRKPSSAPGSVAILADPVFEPGDSRVTAPGSSAAPPTTLGAQQLSAVVRDVGQLDEKYVPRLLASRDEAKAIMNIVPWHTGFEAVDFNASRATLTGSRLDQFGIVHFATHAYVDDKHPERSGIVLSLVDQKGRAQEGYLRLHDIYSLRLPVQLVVLSGCNTGLGKEVDGEGLIGLTRGFMYAGAGGVTASLWKVDDDATAELMRRFYEGMFKQGLTPAAALRGAQIGMWHQSRWRAPYYWAGFIIQGQYDQKVSFASASRSSSDWSVTTAGLLSALFLACCLALKWRRKSLL; this comes from the coding sequence ATGAACGCGCTTCGGTTTCTGCTGATCAGTGTCGCTCTGGCGTTGGGAGTGGGGTTCGTTGCCCGCGCTCAAGGGGACGATGACGCGTCCATTCTTGAATCCGATTACGCATTAACTACCGCCGAGGCTCAGCAGCGTAAGGTCGCGGAGTTGCGAACCCAGGCCGATGCGCTGCGAGTATCCGGCAATCATGTCCAGGCGGCCCGCACGCTAAACCGTGTGGGCCGTTTTCAGATTCGCATGTTTGCGCTCCCCGAGGCGGTCCTCTCCTTCAAAGAAGCGCTGCGACTGCTTGAAGGTCAACCCGACCCAAAGACGCACGTCGATAATCTCAATGGCCTCGCTTCCAGCTACGAGCACCTAAGCAAATGCGACCTGGCCGAACCCATTCTTGAGCAGGCCGTAGAACTCAGCCAACAGAACAATTATGTTGCGGGCCGGGCGGAAGCTCTCTGGGTCCGTAGCGATTGCGAAGATCCCCGAGACCATCTGAAAGCCCTGGAGAGTGCGCAAGAGTCGCTCGAGCTGTGGCGGCAAATAAATAGCAAACGTGGTACGGCCCAAGCCTACATGACGATTGGCAAGTTTCACATGGTGCGAAACAATCTGGTGGAGTCCAGCACCAGTTTGAATGCAGCCTTAGATCTTTATCGCGAGCTGAATTCAGTCGAGCGTCAAACCGTAATTCTCATTTACTCTGGATACATTGAAACGCGGAAAGGCGCCTGGCAAAACGCGCTCGACTACTTCGCGCAGGCGCGGTCGATGGTCGATGAAAAATCTGAACCTTTCAAAATGGGACAGATTGCCTCGGGCGTGGGTGAAGCGTTCCTGGAAAGCGGCCTGCCGGAGATTGCGCTCGGCAAATTTCGCGAAGCGCTGGAACACTACGCATCCTCAAAAAACGGACGTGCAGAGACCGCGACTAAGTGGCACATCGGCAGGGCGCAGTACTTCTCAGGTGACTACCAGTCAGCGCTCGAAAATTTCTTGACGGCTCGCTCCGAAGCTATGGATCGCCGCGACACAGTCGAAGTGGCTTTATGCGATGACTTTCTGGGACGAACGTACGATGCTCTAAACGACCCGGCCGCCCTCAATCATTTTAAGTCCGCCCTGATCGGCTTCACGAGAGCCAGGAATCCAATGGAACTCGCACGAACGCGTGTTCTGATTGGCGGACTCTACGAACGTCAAGGCCAAGTCGATACGGCTCGAGAGCACTACCTAACATCGCTCGAGAGTTTTCGCGCTCTTTTCGATCGAGTCAATGAATCCGCAACGCTTTATGCACTCGGGAATTTGGAGTTGCGGCAAAACAATCTGGAGAAGGCAGAGGCTTACCTGAATCAGTCGATTAGTGTCACCGAAAACGTACGCCGCGTCTCGACGAGCCGCGACCTGACGACCGCACTCTCAGCCAAAGTCCAGAACCGCTACGATGGATACGTTGACTGTCTAATGCGAATGCATCGCGCAGCTCCGGGTCAGGCGCTCGACGTTCGCGCCTTTGAAACTAGTGAGTTAGCGCGCGCGCGTTCACTCACCGAGCTGCTGCGCGCGACCCGTGCGGACCTTATTGGCGGATTAGACCAGGAACTAGGTCAAGAGGAGTTGCTGTTGCGTCAATCGCTGCGCGCCAAGGAGGATGCACGGGTAACGTTGCTCGGCACCTCGTACAAAAAGGAAGAACTCGAAAGGCTGGAGCGAGAGCTGTCGCAATTGGAATCTGATTACAAACAATTGAGGATAAAGATCGGGCAGCGATACCCGGCTTTCGAGCAGATCACGGCGCCAATTGGCTTGAAGCTGTCGCAAATTCAGCAGCAGGTGCTGGCTGACGGCGAAACCCTCTTGCTTGAGTACAGCCTGGGAAAAGATAGAAGCTACCTTTGGGCTGTGACCGGCTCAGAGTTTTTCGCCTATGAACTTCCCCCGCGAGCAGACATCGAGAGCGCCGCGCGTCATTTTTACGAATTGCTGACTGCCCGCCAACCCAAACGCGGAGAGACTTTTACCCAACTTACGGCGCGCGTAAAGCTAGCCGACGCCGAGCTGCCGGCCGTCACTGCAAAGTTGAGCCAGATGTTATTGGGACCAGTGACCGATAAGCTCTCCAAAAAGCGGCTGATGATTGTGGCCGACGGCGCCTTGCAGTACATTCCATTTCAATTCCTCACCCGCTCGCCCACTACGGCCGGGGCTACGGAGGACGCGAGACCGCTGGTGTTGGATCACGAGATTGTGAACCAACCTTCAGCTTCGATTCTGGCATTCGTCTCGAACACTCGAAAACCAAGTTCCGCGCCCGGCAGCGTTGCCATTCTCGCCGATCCGGTGTTTGAACCCGGTGACTCGCGAGTGACGGCTCCGGGATCGAGTGCCGCGCCCCCAACCACGTTAGGGGCCCAGCAATTATCCGCAGTGGTTCGAGACGTTGGCCAACTGGATGAGAAATACGTTCCTCGACTATTGGCTTCTCGCGACGAGGCGAAAGCGATTATGAACATCGTGCCGTGGCACACAGGATTCGAGGCGGTTGACTTTAACGCGAGTCGCGCGACGCTGACAGGCTCGCGACTCGATCAGTTCGGGATTGTGCATTTTGCGACTCACGCTTACGTAGACGATAAACATCCTGAGCGATCCGGCATCGTGCTTTCGCTGGTCGATCAAAAAGGCCGAGCCCAGGAAGGCTATCTGCGCCTGCACGACATTTACAGTCTCAGGTTGCCAGTGCAACTGGTCGTCTTGAGCGGTTGTAATACCGGCTTGGGGAAGGAAGTCGACGGTGAAGGGTTGATTGGGCTGACGCGCGGGTTCATGTACGCGGGCGCAGGTGGGGTGACAGCTTCACTCTGGAAAGTTGACGATGACGCCACCGCAGAACTCATGAGACGTTTTTATGAAGGCATGTTCAAGCAGGGTCTCACGCCTGCGGCTGCTCTGCGCGGAGCCCAGATTGGAATGTGGCACCAAAGCCGTTGGCGGGCACCGTACTATTGGGCCGGCTTCATAATCCAGGGACAATACGATCAAAAAGTGAGTTTCGCATCCGCTAGTCGGTCTTCCTCTGATTGGTCGGTGACCACGGCCGGCCTGCTAAGTGCTCTTTTCCTCGCCTGTTGCCTGGCCCTGAAGTGGAGACGAAAGAGTCTTCTTTAG
- a CDS encoding clostripain-related cysteine peptidase has translation MSEPKEWTIMFLLAGDSGISASMISQLKAITDAGFQRDTNVLVYFDPNCNGINAQVFNVNSIRRESFKKKGKATVIGDGEDPYVRNISEDCHRPGLTERSAPESLHWFLNYSRMEFPAKNYMLFLCGHGGVVANDKFLPDSDDGSAITLPGLGKILRSFGGHVRADDGEFHLVGFHSCSMSSVELAYELQGSARFMIGTQGYAFPGSWPYRQLLKKIFRAISRYEHQPVPDPDVYPNKLEREILDGVQDLSFYNSVDFWLAGFSSDISICNLDKIAALDSALQNLARALTAGVDEPTTKGYILRAHLESQSYWAENYTDLYDLCDRLTEYCSSQDRAPREIRNACTAVMDQLRREPFKEGEEPKGAYDRLIVYSDFFGPAYQYSNGLSIYFPWRAPSQTILNGYSKYRFHEKAGAAWLKFLNEYAEKTQREVRSWPSIVSQTNGKARPADVIAATARTAVVMHSGKSGALDRSDKSSGALDRSDKSSGALEPSDKSSGALEPSDKSSGALEPSDKSSGALEPSDKSSGALEPSDKSSGALEPSDKSSSSLGLFGMTVIKNFKNPRNAVVTSRPKGHPWSGPRSQRNGTNGYRQT, from the coding sequence ATGTCTGAACCAAAAGAATGGACCATCATGTTTCTCCTCGCCGGCGACAGTGGGATTTCAGCCAGCATGATTTCTCAGCTTAAAGCGATCACCGACGCGGGCTTTCAACGAGACACAAACGTGCTCGTGTATTTCGATCCGAACTGCAACGGCATCAATGCCCAAGTCTTCAACGTCAACAGCATTCGAAGAGAATCTTTCAAAAAGAAGGGTAAAGCTACAGTTATCGGAGACGGCGAGGATCCGTATGTCCGAAACATTTCAGAAGATTGTCACCGTCCCGGTCTTACCGAAAGATCTGCCCCTGAGAGTCTTCATTGGTTCCTGAACTATTCCCGCATGGAGTTTCCGGCGAAGAATTACATGCTATTTCTCTGCGGTCACGGCGGAGTTGTGGCTAACGATAAGTTTCTGCCCGATTCCGACGATGGTTCCGCAATCACACTGCCGGGGCTGGGTAAAATTCTACGAAGCTTCGGTGGCCATGTCCGCGCGGACGACGGCGAATTCCATCTTGTCGGTTTTCACAGTTGCTCGATGAGCTCAGTCGAGCTGGCTTATGAGCTCCAGGGATCGGCACGTTTCATGATCGGAACGCAGGGATACGCGTTTCCCGGCAGTTGGCCGTACCGTCAACTTTTGAAGAAGATCTTCCGAGCAATTTCACGTTACGAGCACCAACCGGTGCCTGATCCGGACGTTTATCCCAACAAGCTGGAGCGCGAAATCCTGGATGGAGTTCAGGATTTGAGTTTCTACAACAGCGTTGACTTTTGGCTCGCCGGATTTTCTTCTGACATCAGCATTTGCAACCTCGACAAAATTGCGGCGCTCGATTCAGCTCTGCAAAACCTGGCGCGGGCTTTGACCGCAGGTGTTGATGAACCCACTACGAAGGGCTACATCCTCAGGGCCCATTTGGAATCGCAAAGCTATTGGGCGGAAAACTACACCGACCTTTACGATCTGTGCGACCGGCTCACGGAGTATTGCAGCTCGCAAGATCGCGCTCCGCGCGAAATCCGGAATGCTTGCACGGCGGTGATGGATCAGCTTAGGAGGGAACCTTTCAAGGAGGGCGAGGAGCCCAAAGGGGCCTATGATCGGCTAATCGTATATTCGGACTTTTTCGGTCCGGCGTACCAATATTCGAACGGCCTATCGATTTATTTCCCTTGGCGTGCACCGTCACAAACGATCCTCAATGGTTACAGTAAGTACAGATTCCACGAAAAGGCCGGCGCTGCATGGCTGAAGTTTTTGAACGAGTATGCTGAGAAAACACAGCGTGAGGTAAGGAGCTGGCCGTCAATTGTCAGTCAGACGAATGGGAAGGCACGCCCGGCTGACGTGATCGCAGCCACGGCGCGCACCGCCGTCGTGATGCATTCCGGCAAGTCCGGCGCGCTCGACCGGAGCGACAAATCGAGCGGCGCGCTCGACCGGAGCGACAAATCGAGCGGCGCGCTCGAACCCAGCGACAAATCAAGCGGCGCACTCGAACCCAGCGACAAATCGAGCGGCGCGCTCGAGCCCAGCGACAAATCAAGCGGCGCGCTCGAGCCCAGCGACAAATCAAGCGGTGCACTAGAGCCCAGCGACAAATCGAGCGGCGCGCTCGAGCCGTCCGATAAGTCGAGCTCAAGCCTGGGCCTTTTTGGAATGACAGTAATTAAGAATTTCAAGAATCCCAGGAATGCTGTCGTCACTTCGAGGCCAAAAGGTCACCCGTGGAGCGGACCCCGGAGCCAGCGGAACGGAACGAACGGTTATCGCCAAACCTGA
- a CDS encoding DUF6569 family protein yields the protein MKWNVFGMLVMLAALVTAPLGVTAGWGSHGGHKPEPKGEYRLEGPFTHGNLSVFLVHGKDRLKGQTFLTLEEALIQKKVIVRETREVSRLTIQNISTEDVYVQAGDIVKGGAQDRMLVVDLILPPKSPQVPIEAFCVESGRWSQRGNEASTVFSSSSNSVASREVKLAAKVKSSQSEVWREVSVVQDKLSKNVGAVVANEASPSSLQLTLENKSVQKTTDDYLKALSSIVNGKPDVIGYVFAINGKVNSADVYASSALFKKLWPKLLKASAIEAVGELRGNQKFDAPKPEEVHSLLDDSGVEKQKDVSSRVQVITRDSAGKVSFETRDRAKGDVWVHRNYIKKN from the coding sequence ATGAAGTGGAATGTGTTTGGAATGCTCGTAATGTTGGCCGCGCTGGTTACCGCGCCGCTCGGAGTTACCGCGGGCTGGGGAAGTCACGGTGGCCATAAGCCCGAGCCTAAAGGTGAGTACCGGCTCGAAGGTCCGTTTACGCACGGGAACTTGTCCGTGTTTCTGGTGCACGGCAAAGACCGGCTTAAGGGACAAACTTTTTTGACTCTGGAAGAGGCGCTGATCCAAAAGAAAGTGATCGTGCGCGAGACGCGTGAGGTGAGTCGCTTAACGATTCAGAATATCTCGACCGAAGACGTCTATGTTCAGGCGGGCGACATCGTGAAAGGCGGCGCGCAGGATCGCATGCTCGTCGTCGATCTCATTCTGCCGCCGAAATCACCGCAAGTTCCCATCGAGGCGTTCTGCGTTGAAAGCGGTCGTTGGAGCCAACGCGGCAACGAAGCCTCGACCGTGTTCAGTTCCTCTTCCAACAGCGTGGCGAGCAGGGAAGTAAAACTTGCGGCTAAAGTGAAATCGTCGCAGAGCGAAGTCTGGCGCGAAGTCTCGGTCGTCCAGGACAAGCTCAGCAAGAACGTCGGCGCGGTCGTGGCCAACGAAGCATCTCCGTCGAGCCTGCAACTAACTCTGGAAAACAAGAGTGTGCAGAAGACCACGGACGATTACCTGAAGGCGCTTTCGTCGATCGTGAACGGAAAGCCGGACGTCATCGGCTATGTCTTCGCGATCAACGGCAAAGTGAACAGTGCTGACGTGTACGCCTCCAGCGCCTTGTTCAAGAAGCTGTGGCCGAAACTCTTGAAAGCGAGCGCCATCGAAGCCGTGGGCGAACTGCGTGGCAATCAGAAGTTCGACGCGCCGAAACCCGAAGAGGTCCACTCGCTACTGGATGATTCGGGAGTAGAAAAGCAGAAGGACGTGTCGTCTCGCGTGCAGGTAATTACCCGCGATTCAGCCGGCAAGGTAAGTTTCGAGACTCGCGATCGCGCGAAAGGCGACGTGTGGGTGCACCGGAACTACATTAAGAAGAACTAA
- a CDS encoding VOC family protein: protein MTIKGMHHVSVVVEDLPAAIAFFTTLGMTREGEATVEGDWVDRVNRLEGVQADIVMMRTPDGHGRLELTKFRNPKLVEIEPAIAPPNTLGLRSLMFTVESVDDTVARLRANGAELIGEVAQYEDKYRLCYMRGPAGIIVALAEELF, encoded by the coding sequence ATGACGATCAAAGGAATGCACCATGTCAGCGTCGTCGTCGAGGACCTTCCAGCCGCCATTGCCTTCTTCACCACACTCGGTATGACGCGTGAAGGCGAGGCGACCGTCGAGGGCGATTGGGTGGACCGCGTCAACAGGCTCGAAGGCGTCCAGGCCGACATCGTCATGATGCGGACCCCCGACGGGCACGGGCGGCTTGAACTGACGAAGTTTCGCAATCCAAAACTGGTCGAGATCGAACCGGCGATCGCACCACCGAACACATTGGGCCTCCGGAGCCTCATGTTTACAGTCGAAAGCGTGGACGACACTGTCGCTCGCCTGCGCGCCAACGGCGCCGAACTCATCGGCGAGGTCGCCCAGTACGAGGACAAGTACAGGCTCTGCTACATGCGAGGCCCTGCGGGCATCATCGTCGCGCTGGCCGAGGAACTGTTCTAA
- a CDS encoding VWA domain-containing protein translates to MKFTRYSKFSGLDVYGINLGDLMESLSDALLSSGYDDDYYWTRQRMPQDTSLDTLRRALLEALIEQRLLSQHQIQQMLDENEGKYEGSQLQKMLNQLIERLVEEGYLTLHEEPLTAQQRRETMGGNGKGRVEDSLPRNVRFEVTEKGLDFLGYKTLRNLLGSLGKSSMGRHDTSHLATGVEAEAASKPYEFGDTINLDVNTTLLSAIQREGLKVPLNLEYRDLHVHQCDYQSSCATVVMLDCSHSMILYGEDRFTPAKKVALALGHLIRRQYPGDSLKIVLFHDTAEELPMAKLASTQVGPFHTNTAEGLRLARRLLQAQRKDMKQIVMVTDGKPTACFIDGTPSGAPASNRGPQRGSRAGVAGRAGRRHPAGSNRNAGETSALPARRLYKNSMGGDPWVMDATFREVQACRKAGIMINTFMLASDYYLVEFVKEMTAMTNGKAYFANPSNLSQFVLIDFLKRRKSRVK, encoded by the coding sequence ATGAAGTTTACTCGCTACTCAAAATTCAGCGGCCTCGATGTCTACGGGATCAATCTCGGCGACCTGATGGAGAGCTTGTCTGATGCGCTGCTATCGTCCGGTTACGACGATGATTATTACTGGACGCGACAAAGAATGCCGCAGGACACGTCGCTCGACACGTTGCGGCGCGCGTTGCTTGAGGCGCTGATAGAGCAACGCCTGCTCAGTCAGCACCAGATTCAGCAGATGCTGGACGAGAACGAAGGCAAGTACGAAGGTTCGCAGCTTCAGAAAATGTTGAATCAGCTGATCGAGCGGCTGGTTGAAGAAGGCTATCTAACGCTCCATGAAGAGCCACTGACCGCGCAGCAGCGCCGCGAGACGATGGGCGGCAACGGCAAAGGACGAGTCGAAGATTCCCTGCCGCGCAACGTCAGGTTTGAAGTCACCGAAAAAGGCTTGGATTTTCTCGGCTACAAGACGCTGCGAAATTTGCTCGGCAGTTTAGGCAAGAGTTCCATGGGCAGGCACGACACCTCGCATCTGGCGACCGGCGTTGAGGCCGAAGCGGCGAGCAAGCCGTACGAATTCGGCGACACGATCAATCTCGACGTGAACACGACGCTGCTGTCAGCGATTCAGCGTGAAGGTTTGAAGGTGCCGCTGAACCTCGAATACAGGGATCTCCACGTGCATCAGTGCGATTACCAATCGTCATGCGCGACGGTGGTGATGCTGGACTGCTCGCATTCGATGATTCTGTACGGCGAGGATCGGTTCACGCCGGCCAAGAAGGTGGCGCTGGCGCTGGGCCATCTGATTCGGAGACAGTATCCGGGAGATTCGTTGAAGATTGTTCTGTTCCACGACACCGCTGAAGAACTTCCGATGGCCAAGCTGGCGAGCACCCAAGTGGGCCCCTTTCATACGAACACCGCCGAAGGCTTGCGGCTGGCGCGGCGTCTTCTGCAAGCGCAGCGCAAGGACATGAAGCAAATTGTGATGGTGACGGATGGAAAACCGACTGCCTGCTTTATCGATGGAACGCCCAGCGGAGCGCCCGCATCGAACCGGGGTCCCCAGCGCGGCAGCCGCGCTGGGGTGGCTGGGCGGGCGGGACGCCGGCATCCTGCCGGCTCCAATCGAAATGCGGGCGAGACGTCCGCGCTCCCAGCACGTCGTCTCTACAAAAACTCAATGGGCGGCGATCCGTGGGTGATGGACGCGACGTTCCGGGAAGTACAAGCCTGTCGCAAAGCCGGGATCATGATCAATACGTTCATGCTCGCCAGTGACTATTACCTGGTTGAGTTCGTCAAAGAAATGACGGCGATGACGAACGGCAAAGCTTACTTCGCCAATCCCTCAAACCTCTCACAGTTTGTCCTGATTGATTTTCTCAAGCGGCGCAAAAGCAGGGTGAAGTAG
- a CDS encoding MBL fold metallo-hydrolase codes for MNQSIRAEALNAGKMPALPADAAAVILLRHNTNPDNPEVFWVKRSLKLVFLGGFYAFPGGKAERSDAETPVASSADDPDRSAMISCAAREMFEETGVLLARGAETLTIGQRASVLDDLESGRMSWPELLSHYGLKLDANDFTFVGRWVTPPFAPKRFDTWFFLVNCPPKQEPQVTGDGELESGEWISAREAYEKWQRNDGLAAPPVLHALKTLAGGLTGDLVERFLSEPEAHRNPTRKIEFRPGYICFPLRTPTKPPATHTNCYLIYTSTDILVIDPGSPYEDEQQTLAEAIDRLIAGRRLVREIMLTHAHPDHVAGVDALNNFLEIRRGYRVPVGAHQQTAEALKPRLTVDWFIADNQTFTLSGNPPITIRALHTPGHARGHLCFHDERRGVLLSGDNVVGFGSVLIDPADGNMSQYLDSLRRMRALPNVTVLLPGHGPAVANPYEKLDEYIRHRLEREANILNAVSEGASTAAEIVARVYTDVAPKALAMAERAVLAHLAKLVADGLVKQADGQYSVAQPV; via the coding sequence ATGAATCAATCTATTCGCGCTGAAGCGCTCAATGCGGGCAAGATGCCCGCGCTCCCAGCAGACGCGGCCGCGGTAATCCTCCTCCGTCACAACACCAATCCAGACAATCCCGAAGTCTTCTGGGTCAAGCGTAGTTTAAAGCTTGTTTTCCTCGGCGGGTTCTATGCGTTTCCCGGTGGAAAAGCGGAAAGGTCTGATGCCGAAACGCCAGTTGCAAGCAGCGCGGACGATCCGGACCGGTCCGCAATGATCAGTTGCGCAGCGCGCGAGATGTTTGAAGAGACGGGCGTGCTGCTCGCGCGCGGGGCGGAAACACTGACGATCGGGCAGCGAGCTTCTGTGTTGGATGATCTCGAATCAGGACGTATGTCGTGGCCGGAACTGCTCAGTCATTACGGTCTAAAGTTGGATGCGAATGATTTCACTTTTGTCGGACGTTGGGTGACGCCACCGTTTGCGCCGAAACGGTTCGACACATGGTTCTTTCTCGTTAACTGCCCGCCAAAGCAGGAGCCGCAGGTGACTGGCGACGGCGAGCTGGAAAGCGGCGAGTGGATCAGCGCGCGCGAAGCCTATGAAAAGTGGCAGCGAAACGACGGTCTGGCGGCGCCGCCCGTCCTCCATGCGTTGAAGACTTTGGCCGGTGGATTGACCGGCGACCTTGTCGAGCGATTTCTGTCGGAACCCGAGGCACATCGTAACCCGACGCGGAAAATAGAATTCCGGCCAGGCTACATTTGTTTTCCCTTGCGCACGCCGACCAAGCCGCCCGCGACGCATACGAACTGTTATTTGATCTACACGTCAACCGACATTTTGGTGATCGATCCGGGCTCGCCTTACGAAGATGAGCAGCAAACTCTGGCAGAAGCGATCGACCGCTTGATTGCCGGCCGGCGGCTGGTACGAGAGATTATGCTGACGCACGCGCATCCTGATCACGTCGCCGGCGTCGACGCTCTGAACAACTTTCTCGAGATAAGACGTGGATACCGCGTTCCGGTCGGGGCACATCAACAAACTGCCGAGGCTCTGAAACCTCGATTGACTGTCGATTGGTTTATCGCTGACAACCAAACGTTCACGTTGAGTGGCAACCCCCCAATCACGATTCGCGCGCTACATACGCCGGGTCACGCACGCGGGCACCTGTGTTTTCACGATGAACGAAGGGGCGTGTTGCTTTCCGGCGACAACGTCGTCGGCTTCGGTTCAGTCCTGATCGACCCGGCCGACGGCAACATGTCGCAGTACCTCGACTCACTGCGCCGCATGCGCGCGCTGCCGAACGTCACAGTTTTACTTCCCGGACACGGGCCTGCGGTTGCGAATCCTTACGAGAAGCTCGACGAGTACATTCGACATCGCCTGGAACGCGAAGCAAACATCCTGAACGCCGTAAGCGAAGGCGCATCAACAGCGGCGGAGATTGTCGCGCGGGTTTACACAGACGTCGCGCCGAAAGCACTTGCGATGGCTGAGCGCGCCGTGCTGGCGCATTTGGCGAAGTTGGTGGCGGATGGATTGGTCAAACAAGCTGACGGCCAGTATTCAGTGGCGCAACCAGTTTAG
- a CDS encoding sulfite oxidase-like oxidoreductase, producing MSFLDTLIKDPKYQDNAPRRPEEISDADVIISPDTRRDNRIPPGQSRTKKWPVLDAHGTPSVDLATWTFAVEGLVENPLKFSLDEFLQLPAVKVYSDFHCVTRWSRLDNVWTGVSTREIAERAGVKPEAKFVLALAFDYGWTTNVPMEYFLKEDSLFAFMHDGAPIPPDHGGPVRLIIPQLYAWKSAKWVKGVRFLSEDQAGFWEEGGYHMRGNPWTAGDGERFRWS from the coding sequence ATGAGTTTCCTCGACACCTTAATCAAAGACCCTAAATACCAGGACAACGCGCCGCGCAGGCCGGAAGAAATCAGCGACGCGGACGTGATCATCAGTCCGGATACCCGGCGCGACAATCGAATTCCGCCGGGACAGTCGCGCACTAAGAAGTGGCCGGTGCTGGACGCGCACGGCACGCCGTCTGTCGATCTGGCGACGTGGACGTTTGCAGTCGAGGGCCTGGTCGAGAACCCGCTAAAGTTTTCACTGGATGAATTTCTGCAACTGCCGGCGGTGAAAGTTTACTCAGACTTTCATTGCGTGACACGCTGGTCGCGGCTCGACAACGTCTGGACTGGAGTTTCAACGCGTGAAATCGCTGAACGCGCGGGCGTCAAGCCCGAAGCGAAGTTTGTCCTAGCGCTCGCGTTCGACTACGGATGGACAACGAACGTTCCGATGGAGTACTTCCTGAAAGAAGATTCGCTGTTCGCGTTCATGCATGATGGCGCGCCCATTCCTCCCGATCACGGCGGCCCGGTGCGGTTAATCATTCCGCAACTCTACGCCTGGAAGTCCGCGAAGTGGGTGAAAGGCGTGCGCTTCCTCTCGGAGGATCAAGCCGGCTTTTGGGAAGAAGGCGGCTATCACATGCGCGGCAATCCCTGGACGGCTGGCGACGGCGAAAGATTTCGCTGGTCGTGA
- a CDS encoding cyclic nucleotide-binding domain-containing protein: MSDNYAELITEFPLFDGFTTDGARRLLQSGEVKEYGADEVLMKEGDKADFVVLLLTGGLEVFVNRSGTDVVLTETKPGTITGELAVLCGIPRSASVRSQAASVVLKWSEEAFRTLLLRDPHLSQRIFSQILRTLVDKERALIDSLITAQRVSTFEK; encoded by the coding sequence ATGAGCGATAACTACGCCGAATTGATCACTGAGTTTCCGCTATTCGACGGCTTCACCACCGACGGCGCCAGGCGCTTGTTGCAGTCTGGCGAAGTGAAGGAATACGGCGCGGACGAAGTCTTGATGAAGGAGGGCGACAAGGCGGACTTCGTCGTGCTCCTGCTGACAGGCGGCCTGGAAGTATTCGTCAACCGAAGTGGCACCGACGTGGTTTTGACGGAAACGAAACCGGGAACGATTACCGGCGAACTCGCCGTGCTTTGCGGCATCCCGCGTTCAGCGTCGGTGCGCTCGCAGGCAGCGTCAGTCGTGCTGAAGTGGAGCGAGGAAGCGTTTCGCACCTTGCTCCTGCGTGATCCACATTTGTCGCAGCGAATCTTCAGCCAAATTCTGCGCACGCTGGTGGACAAGGAACGCGCCCTCATCGATTCATTGATCACCGCACAGCGCGTCAGCACTTTTGAAAAGTAA